A region of Moorena producens PAL-8-15-08-1 DNA encodes the following proteins:
- a CDS encoding ParA family protein: MSKLGYTISIVNMKGGVGKTTTTVNLATCLAKDYGMRVLIVDLDTQINATLSLMPPVQFAKLKKEDRTLKKIINQVIQSPTQAYIPIEQAIQRNICRVDGLDLLPGDIETYNDFLLAALLFSQSKDNPQEFENNWNQLENYLIKRALEPVQQTYDFILLDFPPSENIITRSGIIASDFYLIPAKAEPLSVVGIGILEEGQIKKLVQSDRSGITLIGILFFSLGHATNMATQVKNRLTDNFGKDKIFSIEIPRNVAVAKAVDEFRPVVINEPQATGAKAFTQFTQEFIQKLSNIITNKSKK, encoded by the coding sequence TTGTCAAAACTGGGATACACCATTTCTATAGTCAATATGAAAGGCGGTGTTGGCAAGACTACCACCACCGTCAACCTTGCTACCTGTCTTGCCAAAGATTATGGCATGCGAGTATTAATCGTTGATCTCGATACCCAGATTAATGCTACCCTAAGCCTGATGCCTCCAGTGCAATTTGCTAAACTCAAGAAGGAAGACCGAACCTTAAAAAAAATAATTAATCAAGTCATTCAGTCACCCACTCAGGCATATATTCCCATTGAACAAGCGATTCAGCGCAATATTTGTCGAGTCGATGGACTAGATTTATTGCCAGGGGATATCGAAACCTACAATGATTTTCTATTGGCTGCATTGCTGTTTTCTCAGTCAAAGGATAATCCTCAAGAGTTTGAAAACAACTGGAATCAGCTAGAAAATTATTTAATTAAGCGTGCCCTTGAGCCAGTTCAACAAACCTACGATTTTATTCTATTGGATTTCCCCCCAAGTGAGAATATTATCACTCGTAGTGGAATTATTGCTAGTGATTTTTATCTGATTCCTGCCAAAGCAGAACCGTTATCAGTGGTTGGGATTGGCATCCTGGAAGAAGGTCAGATCAAAAAGCTCGTACAAAGCGATCGCTCTGGGATAACCCTGATTGGCATTCTGTTTTTCTCCCTTGGTCACGCCACCAATATGGCTACACAAGTCAAAAACCGATTGACTGATAATTTTGGGAAAGACAAAATTTTTAGTATAGAAATTCCCAGGAATGTTGCGGTTGCCAAAGCTGTGGATGAGTTTCGACCTGTGGTCATCAATGAACCCCAAGCAACTGGAGCCAAAGCCTTTACTCAATTCACTCAAGAATTTATCCAAAAATTATCGAATATTATAACAAATAAATCTAAGAAATAG
- a CDS encoding TspO/MBR family protein → MIKSWMVIAAVTLLVAFAGNLITRPEGVRWFYRLRRPQWLTFERAIPLIWITIFICGGWSAYIVWENDPGSRSTWLLMGLYLLLEIITMAYTPVMFLFRSLTVGTIIGGTGALLSIILALLIYPVSLVAFLLLLPYMIWSPIGTYTTWEMRRLNPGAA, encoded by the coding sequence ATGATTAAATCTTGGATGGTAATTGCAGCGGTAACCCTGCTAGTAGCATTCGCTGGTAACTTAATCACCAGACCCGAAGGAGTCAGATGGTTCTATCGCTTACGTCGTCCGCAATGGCTCACCTTCGAGAGAGCAATTCCCCTGATCTGGATAACTATCTTTATTTGCGGTGGTTGGTCAGCGTATATAGTTTGGGAAAATGACCCAGGTAGCCGAAGCACCTGGTTGCTCATGGGTTTATATCTACTACTAGAAATCATCACCATGGCTTATACACCAGTCATGTTCCTGTTTCGTAGCCTCACCGTTGGCACCATTATTGGTGGCACAGGTGCCTTATTAAGTATTATCCTGGCTTTACTGATTTATCCTGTATCTCTCGTAGCGTTCTTGCTGCTACTTCCCTACATGATTTGGAGTCCGATTGGTACCTACACTACTTGGGAAATGAGGCGACTTAATCCAGGAGCAGCTTAA
- a CDS encoding pentapeptide repeat-containing protein, whose protein sequence is MNIKLPLIITAIFGATIPIALHLSSAEQVSISLKTNDNSSKRIQHQQAKTKVLELMLKTKTCVECDLIGFDLSGLDLSGVDFSRADFSQANLSDSNLENAKLKDAKLIGARLENAKLTSADLDGADFKDTNLKGADLSDANLLNIRLANADLSAAILNRTELREADLTGANMEHADLSHASIYGAILRETNLTGANLYKANLRYANLQDAVLKGTNLKGADLQFAVMPDGKTVYGTDDY, encoded by the coding sequence ATGAACATTAAACTACCTTTAATCATTACTGCTATCTTCGGGGCAACTATACCAATTGCTCTTCATCTATCATCTGCGGAACAGGTCAGCATATCCCTAAAAACTAATGATAACTCTAGTAAGAGAATTCAACATCAACAAGCCAAAACAAAAGTGCTTGAGTTAATGTTAAAAACCAAGACCTGTGTAGAGTGTGATCTCATCGGTTTTGATTTGAGTGGACTTGACTTAAGTGGAGTTGACTTTAGCCGAGCTGACTTTAGCCAAGCTAACTTATCCGATAGTAACCTAGAGAATGCTAAACTCAAAGATGCCAAACTAATTGGTGCTCGTTTAGAAAACGCCAAGTTAACCTCTGCTGACTTAGATGGCGCTGATTTTAAAGATACTAACTTAAAAGGTGCTGATCTTAGTGATGCTAATCTCCTCAATATCCGATTGGCTAATGCTGATTTAAGCGCTGCTATTCTTAATCGTACTGAGCTTCGAGAAGCTGACTTGACTGGTGCTAATATGGAGCATGCTGACTTGAGTCATGCTAGTATTTATGGTGCAATTTTGAGGGAGACTAATCTCACTGGTGCTAACCTTTATAAAGCGAATTTGCGTTACGCCAATTTGCAAGATGCAGTATTGAAGGGCACTAATCTAAAGGGCGCTGATTTACAATTTGCTGTTATGCCTGATGGGAAAACTGTTTATGGAACCGATGATTACTGA